In Fastidiosipila sp., the genomic window TCCCTCCCTGTGCAAGGTCCGCATCAGATGCGCCAGCATGTCTTCCAGTACCCGGCCGGTGACAGAGAAGCTGATCATGGCCTCATCGTAGGGGTAAAGCTCCATCAAGTCGGACCGGGTCACCAGGCGCGACAGTTTGGGCTTGCGGATGGAACCCGAGGCAATAAATACAATATCGACCCCCAGCTGGAAACGGAGAATATCCGAAAATAAATTGCCGAGTTCTGTTTCGCGGAAGCGGTCCGCGTGTTCCATCTCGTGCGGCAGCCGGCAGATCACCGTATTATACTTGCCATCCACCTCTTCCTGGTACTTGGACAGGAGCTCTTCCATGACGGGGTCAGCCGGACAATGCGTGTCATCGATGGGGACCGCCTGCCAGGAAAATTCGTGGACCGAATTGGTATCCATGTTGATGACAAGATCGAAACGGCCGATAAAATCGGTTCCCGACCCCACCTGGGCGATCAGGATATCATTGACGCGCTCGGGCGTTTCCAGCATGGTGTGGCTGTGTCCGCCGATGATGAGATCCACACCGATTTCAGGCGGCAGGAGCGCGGCCAGTTTCTTATCCTGCTCGAAGCCGATATGTGTTAAGAGAACAGTCAGGTCGATGTCGACGTCCTTGTAGCTGTTGCAGATGTACTCAACTTCTTCCGCGGCGTCCTCGATGCTGATAAAAGTACCGACCAGGGGCTCGCTCTTGCTTTTGGCGATTACTTCCTCGGTGACAATCCCGATGAAAAGTATCCTGATTCCGTCTGTTTCAATGATGTGGTAGGGCTTGAAGAGGTTGGCGCCCGTCGGCTTGATATAAAGGTTGGCGTTGACGATGGGAAAGTTGGCACAGCGTTCCAGGAACATGAGGTGTGAGAAGCCATAGTCAGTCTCATGGTTGCCCAGTGTCACCACATCGGGCTCCAGCATGTTCATGACCAAGATGGTTGAAATCCCCCGGTATTCCTGATCGATGATGGATCCCTGGAGCATGTCTCCCGAGATGACGTAGAGAACCGGATCAGTCTCCTCTTCCCTGACCTTGTGAACATAGCCTGAGAGCCGGCTCATGCCGCCGACCATCTTGTCGTGGGTTTCCTTGGCGAAAAAATCGCCGTGCATGTCATTGGAATGAAGCAATACCAGCTTTCTCAGATCCATTCACCAACCTCCGCAAAGTGGCGGGCGGGCGTTTCCCGCCCTCTCTTTTTCCCCCAAAATATAGCACAGGAAAGGCTCTGCGGACCTTCTTTTTCCCACTCCCGGTATATGATAATTTTTAATCGATAATTTAAGACTGAATGGATTGACATTCGCGATTCCTTATTTATAATGGATACGTGGCAAAAATTGTCATAATTTTGGAGGAGGAAATCCTATGAAAAAAATAATCGTTTTAATCCTCGTTGCCGTCCTGGCTCTTGGATTGGTTGCCTGCAGCAAGAAGCCCGCCAAGGTTGAAGGCGCGGTCAAAACCGGTTTCGGAGTCGGCTTCAGCAACTACAATTCAAAAGACTTTGATGAAGACGTGGGAAAAGGCACCGTCGACTCGCAGGCCTATGCGGCAGCCGTCATGGTCGATAAGGACGGCAAGGTGGTCAAGTGCACCATTGACGCCATGATGTCCCAATTCGCATTCAATGAGGAAGAGATCCTGACCGGGCCTGAAACGGTTTTCAAGACCAAAAATGAACTCGGTGACGACTATGGCATGAGAAAAGCTTCACCGATCGGCAAAGAGTGGTTTGAACAGGCAGCGGCCTTCGCGGAATACTGCGTCGGCAAGACGGCCGATGAGATCAAAAATATCGCTGTTTCCGATGACGGCAAGGCGACCGACAAGGATCTGACCTCTTCTGTCACCGTTCCGGTCAAGGGCTACCAGGATCCCGTCCTCATGGCCATCGCCAATGCCCAGGACCTGGGCGCGCAGGCCACCGACAAGCTGGGGCTGGGCATTGTGGGAACCGGCGAGCAAACCGTTGTCAAAGAAGATGACGGCGCGCCCGCGACAGCTGTCGCTTACAACCATTATTGCGTGCTGACCCTGGACGCCGACGGCAAGATCACCTCCTGCATCTTTGATGCCTCCCAGGGCAAGTTCAAGGTCGAGGACGGCAAGATCACGACCGACCTGATGGCGGAAATCAAGACCAAGAACGCCTTGGGTGATGATTACGGGATGAGAAAAGCATCTCCCATCAAGAAAGAGTGGAATGAACAGGCTGAGGCCTTTGCCAAGTACGTTACCGGCAAAAAGGTTGATGAAGTCGGCGGCATGAGCCTGAAAGAAGGAGCTCCTGACGTGGCGGACCTCTCCTCCTCCTGCACCATGCACGTGGTCGACCTGATCGGCGCGGTCAACAAGGCTGCCGCTTCCGCCAAGTAATTATTGAGGCGCAAAAGTTTTCAAACAGGCTGTTTCCAAAGAAGAAACAGCCTGTTTCC contains:
- a CDS encoding bifunctional metallophosphatase/5'-nucleotidase, whose amino-acid sequence is MDLRKLVLLHSNDMHGDFFAKETHDKMVGGMSRLSGYVHKVREEETDPVLYVISGDMLQGSIIDQEYRGISTILVMNMLEPDVVTLGNHETDYGFSHLMFLERCANFPIVNANLYIKPTGANLFKPYHIIETDGIRILFIGIVTEEVIAKSKSEPLVGTFISIEDAAEEVEYICNSYKDVDIDLTVLLTHIGFEQDKKLAALLPPEIGVDLIIGGHSHTMLETPERVNDILIAQVGSGTDFIGRFDLVINMDTNSVHEFSWQAVPIDDTHCPADPVMEELLSKYQEEVDGKYNTVICRLPHEMEHADRFRETELGNLFSDILRFQLGVDIVFIASGSIRKPKLSRLVTRSDLMELYPYDEAMISFSVTGRVLEDMLAHLMRTLHREGSREFYQWNAELRVRVGGDGEIGEILMKGNPLDPEADYRIAMQDYHFGIIADTFGISQEELAEKGRVRVVSTSAQDNVIEYFRKNKIPRVRRDGRIQLEIPLTDR